A region of Beijerinckia sp. 28-YEA-48 DNA encodes the following proteins:
- a CDS encoding SPOR domain-containing protein, with protein MSQAAVRLRDPVDLEEFERKLRSAAPDPKQGGDPLQELSRLIGVQKDPLDQLFAEAKAPAASASNSVAMSGVAPRIDVAHIDERLFRPAGQPVSQPKAPFEDPADISALLNQFPDAAARFAAAAPLAAPAAQDHYNEPMPPFAEGYDEPSVGEPGYRSGYDEPRKSRRPLLLMGAALVVLIGGIGAVVVNRSHGPSGTPTIQASNTPVKVAPAASDTPDQAQQVSVLDKANTERLAASRVVTREEQPVDIRAQARVNGTASGVIAMPAAPSSGATNGNGLFPDPRPVKTVSVRPDGSVITGGDLSAPRTPVAPVASLTPSMTTNPPPVPVARPTAAPAPTPAAPKTTARATAAASVAAATPATATAAPAAQPQAEAAKPPVDRTASTNASGDFAVQLAAPGSEAEARQVMTRLAQRFGSELGGRKLTFKKAAVGDKSVYRVRISGLSRENATSLCTKLQAKGGNCFVAKN; from the coding sequence ATGAGTCAAGCTGCTGTCCGACTTCGCGACCCTGTCGATCTCGAAGAGTTTGAGCGCAAGCTCAGAAGCGCGGCGCCCGATCCCAAGCAGGGCGGCGATCCGCTGCAGGAGCTGTCTCGCCTCATCGGGGTCCAGAAGGATCCGCTTGACCAACTCTTCGCTGAGGCGAAGGCGCCCGCTGCGTCTGCCTCTAATTCTGTCGCCATGTCTGGCGTGGCCCCGCGTATCGACGTCGCGCATATCGACGAGCGCCTGTTCCGTCCCGCCGGTCAGCCCGTGTCACAGCCCAAGGCTCCGTTTGAAGACCCCGCCGATATTTCGGCGCTGCTCAATCAGTTTCCCGATGCCGCCGCGCGCTTTGCCGCTGCAGCACCGTTGGCCGCGCCAGCCGCGCAGGATCATTACAACGAGCCTATGCCGCCTTTCGCTGAAGGCTATGACGAGCCGTCCGTCGGTGAGCCGGGCTATCGTTCCGGCTATGACGAACCGCGGAAGTCGCGCCGTCCGCTGCTGTTGATGGGCGCCGCTTTGGTTGTTCTGATCGGTGGCATCGGCGCCGTCGTCGTCAACCGCAGCCATGGGCCGAGCGGCACGCCGACCATTCAGGCGTCCAACACGCCTGTCAAAGTTGCTCCCGCCGCATCCGATACGCCCGACCAGGCGCAGCAGGTCTCGGTGCTCGACAAGGCGAATACCGAACGGCTCGCCGCCAGCCGCGTCGTCACGCGCGAAGAACAGCCCGTCGACATCCGCGCCCAGGCGCGCGTCAACGGCACTGCGTCGGGCGTGATCGCCATGCCGGCCGCGCCTTCGTCGGGCGCGACCAATGGCAATGGCCTGTTCCCCGATCCGCGCCCGGTCAAGACCGTGTCCGTCCGTCCCGACGGCAGCGTCATCACTGGCGGTGATCTGTCGGCTCCCAGAACCCCGGTCGCGCCTGTCGCATCTTTGACGCCGTCGATGACCACCAATCCGCCGCCGGTTCCCGTCGCACGCCCGACCGCCGCGCCGGCTCCAACGCCGGCTGCGCCGAAGACAACGGCACGCGCCACGGCAGCAGCATCCGTCGCAGCCGCGACACCTGCTACTGCTACTGCGGCTCCGGCCGCGCAGCCGCAGGCTGAGGCCGCGAAGCCGCCGGTGGACCGTACTGCTTCGACCAATGCCAGTGGCGACTTTGCCGTTCAGCTTGCCGCGCCCGGTTCGGAAGCCGAGGCCCGCCAGGTGATGACCCGGCTGGCGCAGCGCTTCGGCAGCGAACTCGGCGGTCGCAAGCTGACGTTCAAGAAGGCCGCGGTGGGGGACAAGTCGGTCTACCGCGTCCGCATCTCCGGCCTGTCGCGTGAGAACGCCACCAGCTTGTGCACCAAGCTGCAGGCCAAGGGCGGCAACTGCTTCGTTGCTAAAAACTGA
- a CDS encoding cysteine hydrolase yields the protein MHKIAIDADALAYGRTLRDGRERVFDSLDLQRTAHIIVDMQNGFVEPGAPVEVPTAREIVDNINAISRAVRAGGGINVFLQMTMTPESRQSWSNWSYLNSKASGPGMGQAFAPGAHFWELWPKLDVVPQDLKVNKTRFGAFVPGASDLHEVLQKQGVDTLIITGTLTNCCCESTARDAMQMNYKLVFVADGNAALTDAAHNGTLSNMAMLFAEVIDTKATVDLVASSHRLAAE from the coding sequence ATGCATAAAATTGCTATCGATGCCGACGCATTGGCCTATGGGAGGACGCTGCGTGATGGTCGCGAACGGGTGTTCGACAGCCTCGACCTGCAGCGCACCGCCCATATCATCGTCGACATGCAGAACGGCTTCGTCGAGCCCGGCGCGCCGGTGGAAGTGCCGACCGCACGCGAGATCGTCGACAACATCAATGCCATCAGCCGTGCCGTGCGCGCCGGTGGTGGCATCAATGTGTTCCTGCAGATGACCATGACGCCCGAGTCGCGGCAATCGTGGTCGAACTGGTCTTATTTGAATAGCAAGGCTAGCGGGCCAGGAATGGGGCAGGCCTTCGCGCCGGGCGCGCATTTTTGGGAGTTGTGGCCAAAGCTCGACGTGGTGCCGCAAGATCTCAAGGTCAACAAGACGCGCTTCGGTGCCTTTGTGCCCGGCGCGTCGGATCTGCACGAGGTGTTGCAGAAGCAGGGCGTCGACACTCTGATCATCACTGGCACGCTGACCAATTGCTGTTGCGAGTCGACCGCGCGCGACGCCATGCAGATGAATTACAAATTGGTTTTCGTGGCTGACGGCAATGCCGCGCTCACCGACGCGGCGCACAACGGCACCCTGTCGAACATGGCGATGCTGTTTGCGGAAGTGATCGACACCAAGGCAACCGTCGATCTCGTCGCCAGCTCGCACAGGCTTGCCGCTGAATAG
- the argS gene encoding arginine--tRNA ligase — translation MNIFAEFQARVADALRTLVGQGRLPQDLDLTRFVVEPPRDASHGDLATNAAMVYAREAKEHFGNPRALATALAEAIGAMPGVAAVEIAGPGFINIRLDPAIFADVLRVALTDKNYGRGNASGKVNVEYVSANPTGPMHVGHGRGAVFGDALANLLAFSGRDVAREYYINDAGAQVDVLARSAHLRYREALGETIGEIPEGLYPGDYLKPVGEKLKQQFGNTLLGKAESEWLPQVRQAAIDGMMEMIRTDLAAMNISHDVFFSERTLHGGADSPIAKAVADLRARGLIYEGRLPPPKGQLPEDWEDREQTLFRATEFGDDVDRPLVKSDGSYTYFAADIAYHKSKFDRGFLDMIDVWGADHGGYVKRMQAAVKAVSQGKAVLDVRLCQLVKLMRDGQPVTMSKRAGTFVTLREVVDEVGVDAVRFMMLFRKNDAPLEFDLAKVLEQSKDNPVFYVQYAHARGSSVLRQAKATFPDMAFDGASLAQAPLALLQDEGEQGLMRLIAQFPRQVEAAAVAHEPHRIAFYLHDLASAFHSHWNSGKDKPQLRFVNEETRDLSHARVALVASLTGVIAAGLALLGVSAPQEMR, via the coding sequence ATGAACATTTTTGCTGAATTCCAGGCGCGGGTCGCCGATGCGTTGCGGACGCTGGTCGGACAGGGGCGGTTGCCCCAGGACCTTGACCTCACCCGTTTCGTGGTCGAGCCGCCGCGCGATGCCTCCCACGGCGATCTGGCGACCAATGCCGCCATGGTCTACGCCCGCGAGGCCAAGGAGCATTTCGGCAATCCACGTGCCCTGGCGACGGCCTTGGCCGAGGCCATCGGCGCCATGCCGGGCGTGGCGGCGGTCGAGATTGCCGGGCCCGGTTTCATCAACATCCGCCTCGATCCGGCGATCTTCGCCGACGTGCTGCGCGTCGCCCTCACCGACAAGAATTACGGTCGTGGCAATGCCTCTGGTAAGGTCAATGTCGAATATGTCTCGGCCAATCCGACCGGGCCGATGCATGTCGGTCATGGCCGTGGCGCCGTGTTTGGCGACGCGCTTGCCAACCTGCTGGCCTTCTCCGGCCGTGACGTTGCCCGCGAATATTACATCAACGATGCCGGCGCTCAGGTCGATGTGCTCGCGCGCTCGGCCCATCTGCGCTACCGCGAAGCGCTGGGCGAGACGATCGGCGAAATTCCCGAAGGTCTCTATCCCGGCGATTATCTCAAGCCTGTCGGCGAGAAGCTGAAGCAGCAGTTCGGCAACACGCTCCTGGGCAAGGCCGAGAGCGAGTGGCTGCCGCAGGTGCGTCAGGCGGCGATCGACGGCATGATGGAGATGATCCGCACCGATCTCGCCGCGATGAACATCAGCCATGATGTCTTCTTCTCGGAGCGCACGCTGCATGGCGGTGCGGATTCCCCCATCGCTAAGGCGGTGGCCGATCTGCGCGCGCGCGGCCTGATTTATGAAGGACGCCTGCCGCCGCCGAAGGGGCAGTTGCCAGAGGATTGGGAGGATCGCGAACAGACCTTGTTCCGCGCCACCGAGTTTGGCGACGATGTCGATCGTCCGCTGGTCAAGTCGGACGGATCCTATACCTATTTCGCCGCCGACATCGCCTATCACAAGTCGAAGTTCGATCGCGGCTTCCTCGATATGATCGACGTCTGGGGCGCCGATCATGGCGGCTACGTCAAACGCATGCAGGCGGCCGTGAAAGCGGTCTCGCAGGGCAAGGCCGTGCTCGACGTGCGCCTGTGCCAGCTCGTCAAGCTGATGCGCGACGGCCAGCCGGTGACTATGTCGAAGCGGGCAGGGACATTCGTCACCCTGCGCGAGGTGGTCGACGAAGTTGGCGTCGATGCGGTGCGCTTCATGATGCTGTTCCGCAAGAACGACGCGCCGCTCGAATTCGATCTGGCCAAAGTGCTGGAACAGTCGAAGGACAACCCGGTCTTCTACGTCCAATATGCCCATGCGCGCGGATCGTCGGTGCTGCGCCAGGCCAAGGCCACTTTCCCGGACATGGCGTTTGATGGGGCATCTCTGGCGCAGGCGCCTTTGGCTTTGCTGCAGGATGAGGGCGAGCAGGGGCTGATGCGCCTGATCGCCCAGTTCCCGCGTCAGGTCGAGGCGGCGGCGGTGGCGCATGAGCCGCACCGCATCGCTTTTTATCTCCATGACTTAGCGTCAGCGTTCCATTCGCACTGGAACAGCGGCAAAGATAAGCCGCAATTACGCTTTGTTAATGAAGAAACGCGAGATTTGTCCCATGCACGCGTTGCGCTGGTTGCGTCGTTAACCGGTGTCATCGCAGCGGGGCTCGCTCTTCTCGGCGTGAGTGCTCCGCAGGAGATGCGCTGA
- a CDS encoding deoxyguanosinetriphosphate triphosphohydrolase, which produces MAIQWTADRIADVERDRAPWAALSSRSRGRLFPEKSSPTRSEFQRDRDRIIHSTGFRRLAHKTQVFVPHEGDHYRTRLTHTIEVAQIARALARALGLDDDLAEALALAHDLGHTPFGHTGEDALEAAMADYGGFDHNAQALRLVTRLEHRYAAHDGLNLTWETLEGLVKHNGPLLDGSGAPLARYAKRGVPLAILEFDRQFPLDLSQYASAEAQAAAVADDIAYNAHDIDDGLRAGLFDLAALAQVPFIGELLAEINALYPGLEQTRVVHELVRRVITRFIEDVITESASLLEASHAASSADVRRQGRTLVRFSAAMAETERALKKFLFAHMYRHPKVMKVRDEATSVVLALFLRFFTAPADMPPEWAQAAQGVSEERRARLVCDYIAGMTDRYAVSEHMRLFGHAPTLR; this is translated from the coding sequence ATGGCGATTCAATGGACAGCGGACCGGATAGCGGATGTGGAGCGGGATCGGGCGCCCTGGGCGGCTCTGTCCAGCCGCAGCCGTGGCCGGCTTTTCCCCGAAAAATCCTCTCCGACGCGCAGCGAGTTCCAGCGCGACCGGGACCGGATCATTCACTCGACGGGCTTCCGCCGTCTGGCGCATAAGACGCAAGTCTTCGTGCCGCACGAAGGCGATCACTATCGCACCCGGCTGACCCATACGATCGAGGTGGCGCAGATCGCCCGCGCTTTGGCGCGAGCCCTTGGTCTCGATGACGATCTCGCCGAGGCGCTGGCCCTGGCGCACGATCTCGGCCACACGCCCTTTGGCCACACCGGCGAGGATGCGCTGGAAGCGGCGATGGCTGATTACGGTGGCTTCGACCACAACGCCCAGGCGTTGCGCCTGGTGACGCGCCTGGAGCATCGCTACGCCGCTCACGACGGTCTCAATCTCACGTGGGAAACGCTGGAGGGGCTGGTCAAGCACAATGGCCCGCTGCTCGATGGCAGCGGCGCTCCGCTGGCGCGCTATGCCAAGCGTGGTGTGCCCCTGGCGATTTTGGAATTCGATCGACAGTTCCCGCTCGACCTGTCGCAATATGCCTCCGCCGAAGCGCAGGCGGCGGCGGTTGCCGACGACATCGCCTACAACGCCCATGATATCGATGATGGCCTGCGCGCCGGTCTGTTCGATCTGGCGGCCTTGGCGCAGGTGCCGTTCATCGGCGAACTGCTGGCCGAGATCAACGCGCTCTATCCGGGTCTCGAACAGACGCGGGTCGTGCATGAGTTGGTGCGCCGCGTGATCACCCGTTTCATCGAAGACGTGATCACCGAAAGCGCCAGCCTGCTCGAAGCGTCCCATGCCGCGAGCAGCGCGGACGTGCGCCGGCAGGGCCGCACCCTGGTGCGCTTCTCCGCCGCCATGGCTGAAACCGAGCGGGCGCTGAAGAAGTTTCTGTTCGCGCATATGTATCGCCACCCCAAGGTGATGAAGGTGCGTGACGAGGCGACCTCGGTCGTGCTGGCGCTGTTCCTGCGCTTCTTCACCGCGCCAGCCGACATGCCGCCGGAATGGGCGCAGGCGGCGCAGGGTGTCAGCGAGGAGCGGCGGGCGCGGCTGGTCTGTGACTATATCGCGGGCATGACGGACCGCTACGCCGTGTCCGAACATATGCGATTGTTCGGACACGCGCCGACATTGCGCTAG
- the erpA gene encoding iron-sulfur cluster insertion protein ErpA: MSENAESTLADAALPIVTDRAAKRVSQILSKEPDGAMLRVAVKGGGCSGFQYAFEIETAKADDDLVIEKNGVRVLVDPVSVDFLKGARIDFVDDLIGQSFKIDNPNVSASCGCGVSFSV; encoded by the coding sequence ATGTCTGAAAACGCCGAATCAACCCTAGCCGACGCCGCACTCCCGATTGTGACGGACCGCGCGGCCAAACGCGTCTCGCAGATCCTGAGCAAGGAACCCGACGGCGCCATGCTGCGGGTGGCGGTCAAGGGTGGCGGCTGCTCGGGCTTTCAATATGCCTTCGAGATCGAGACGGCCAAAGCCGACGACGACCTGGTCATCGAGAAGAATGGCGTGCGCGTGCTGGTCGACCCGGTGTCGGTCGATTTCCTGAAAGGCGCGCGGATCGATTTCGTCGACGATCTGATCGGCCAGTCTTTCAAGATCGACAACCCCAACGTCAGCGCCAGCTGCGGCTGCGGCGTCAGCTTCTCGGTCTAG
- a CDS encoding amidohydrolase family protein, producing MVIDFHAHLIDPAVYAETRAWSIFAMTQDPAREASVNKRLADIDDRVAAMDRMGVDMQVLSSSLVHQGTYNAPPADGLRLDRRMNDRIAEAIASRPERFCGVGSVPLQAPDLAVQELRRCMEELGLKGVTISTSVGALEIGDVSLRPFWEAAEALGAVIYIHPAGNHDQRFRKYALWNSIGQSFEEAMAIGSLFYEGILDAYPKLKIVVSHGGGYMPYYIGRIARNYLEKPATRINMSKPPIDYLRMLYYDTCVYDKATLEHLVEIVGADRLVMGSDYPVGDEDPVAVVRDCKALDNALVPAVLGGTAKTLLGLDASR from the coding sequence ATGGTGATAGATTTCCACGCACACTTGATCGATCCAGCGGTCTATGCGGAGACTCGGGCTTGGAGCATCTTTGCGATGACGCAGGATCCTGCCCGCGAGGCATCGGTAAACAAGCGCCTCGCCGACATCGACGACCGCGTCGCGGCGATGGATCGTATGGGCGTGGACATGCAGGTTCTTTCCTCGAGCCTTGTTCATCAAGGTACGTACAACGCGCCTCCCGCTGACGGCCTTCGGCTCGACCGCCGCATGAACGATCGCATTGCTGAAGCCATTGCGTCGAGGCCTGAACGATTTTGTGGCGTTGGAAGTGTCCCGTTGCAAGCGCCCGATCTTGCCGTTCAAGAGTTGCGGCGCTGCATGGAGGAGCTCGGACTGAAAGGCGTTACGATTTCGACGTCCGTCGGAGCTCTTGAGATTGGCGATGTTTCGTTACGCCCGTTTTGGGAGGCGGCGGAGGCGCTGGGCGCGGTCATCTACATCCATCCCGCCGGAAATCATGATCAACGATTCCGCAAATACGCGCTCTGGAATTCAATCGGCCAGTCCTTTGAGGAAGCAATGGCCATCGGCTCGTTGTTTTACGAGGGGATTCTTGACGCTTATCCGAAACTGAAAATCGTTGTCTCCCATGGCGGCGGATACATGCCGTATTATATCGGCCGCATTGCAAGGAATTATCTGGAGAAGCCGGCGACGCGCATCAACATGTCCAAGCCGCCGATCGATTATCTCCGCATGCTCTATTACGACACGTGCGTCTACGACAAGGCGACGTTGGAGCACCTTGTTGAGATTGTTGGCGCAGATCGCCTGGTGATGGGTTCGGACTATCCGGTGGGCGATGAGGATCCCGTAGCGGTCGTGCGCGATTGCAAGGCCTTGGATAATGCCCTCGTGCCGGCGGTCCTCGGAGGAACAGCGAAAACGTTGCTGGGCTTGGACGCCTCCCGCTGA
- a CDS encoding glycosyltransferase family 2 protein, protein MAGSPPSWSPPDASIRTRVSCCIIAFNEADRIARTIESVRGLVDEVIVVDSGSTDGTQALAEGFGARVVHRDWEGYGPQKRFAEEQARNDFVLNLDADEWLSEELRAELRAILVQERMPAASFRMRMTMVYPHHERPHIMADSHNYIRLYDRTKTRFAASMVHDTVEPTADVIQLKAPAYHQSFRSIAHLVRKEIGYYELQKREKTKNKALLVLRVFTEIPWQFCKFYFIRGHIFGGFYGFILSVAVAFMRWTRILVLLGY, encoded by the coding sequence ATGGCGGGATCGCCTCCATCTTGGTCCCCGCCCGATGCTTCAATTCGGACGCGGGTGTCCTGCTGCATCATCGCGTTCAACGAGGCTGATCGCATCGCGCGCACCATCGAGTCCGTGCGTGGCCTCGTCGATGAAGTCATTGTCGTCGACTCCGGCTCGACCGATGGCACGCAGGCGCTGGCCGAAGGTTTTGGCGCGCGCGTGGTGCATCGCGATTGGGAAGGCTACGGGCCGCAGAAGCGTTTTGCCGAAGAGCAGGCGCGCAACGATTTCGTTTTGAATCTTGATGCCGACGAATGGCTGTCGGAAGAGCTGCGCGCCGAGCTGCGCGCCATCCTCGTGCAGGAGCGCATGCCGGCCGCGTCGTTTCGCATGCGCATGACCATGGTCTATCCGCATCACGAGCGGCCGCACATCATGGCCGACAGCCATAACTACATCCGCCTATATGATCGCACCAAGACACGTTTTGCGGCGTCCATGGTGCATGACACGGTCGAGCCGACAGCTGATGTCATCCAGCTCAAGGCGCCGGCCTACCACCAGTCGTTCCGCTCCATCGCCCATCTGGTGCGCAAGGAGATCGGTTATTACGAATTGCAGAAACGCGAGAAGACCAAGAACAAGGCGCTCCTGGTTCTGCGGGTCTTCACCGAGATTCCCTGGCAGTTCTGCAAATTCTATTTCATCCGTGGCCACATCTTCGGCGGCTTCTACGGCTTCATCCTGTCGGTGGCCGTTGCCTTCATGCGCTGGACACGCATCCTGGTTTTGCTGGGCTATTGA
- a CDS encoding glutathione S-transferase, with translation MDRKIIFYHSPHTRSGGTRVLLEELGADYDMHVLSLRAGEQRQADYLSINPMGKVPAIAHNGALVTEQGAVYLYLADLYPEAGLAPAMGDPLRGPYLRWLFFYGSCFEPALVDRAMQREPARPSMCPYGDYDTTIKTVTDQLAKGSYLLGEKITAADLLWGTALQWTTSFKLIPETPVVMSYIERIASRPAVQRATAADNELAAQQEAAAKSAS, from the coding sequence ATGGATCGCAAGATAATCTTCTATCATTCGCCGCATACCCGCTCAGGCGGCACGCGGGTCCTCCTCGAGGAACTCGGCGCGGACTACGACATGCATGTGTTGAGCCTGCGCGCCGGCGAACAGCGGCAGGCCGATTATCTCTCGATCAATCCGATGGGGAAGGTGCCGGCCATCGCGCACAATGGCGCGCTGGTGACGGAGCAGGGCGCCGTCTACCTCTATCTCGCTGATCTCTATCCGGAAGCGGGCCTTGCGCCGGCTATGGGCGACCCGTTGCGCGGGCCTTATCTGCGCTGGCTCTTCTTTTACGGTTCCTGTTTTGAGCCGGCGTTGGTCGACCGCGCCATGCAGCGTGAGCCGGCACGGCCCTCCATGTGCCCCTATGGCGACTATGACACGACGATAAAGACCGTGACCGACCAATTGGCCAAGGGGTCTTATCTGCTAGGCGAAAAGATCACGGCGGCCGATCTGTTGTGGGGCACGGCGCTGCAATGGACGACGTCCTTCAAACTCATACCTGAGACTCCCGTCGTCATGTCTTATATCGAGCGCATCGCTTCCCGGCCCGCGGTGCAGCGTGCCACCGCCGCCGACAATGAACTCGCGGCCCAGCAGGAAGCTGCTGCGAAATCCGCCTCGTAG
- a CDS encoding class I SAM-dependent methyltransferase, with the protein MSAKPMSMKVATRYAIAALRDYRQFGSRQLERDCPICGFHGIFVAAARPPRWNSRCPSCDSRERHRLAHLLYQKLGIGPGQNLAVLHFAPEVFMIERMKNDPGYVTSDPKMAYAKLNEDIQAISFGDEAFDLVIAHHVLEHVPDDAKAFSEIRRVLKPGGRAILSVPQNWARETTVQEPSITGRRERAAAYGAIDHLRYYGRDFADKLRLAGFAVETYRPEPLDEMRMSLGFDDAIHIATKPA; encoded by the coding sequence ATGAGCGCGAAGCCAATGTCGATGAAGGTCGCGACGCGTTATGCGATCGCGGCCTTGCGCGACTACCGCCAGTTTGGCTCGCGCCAGCTGGAACGCGATTGCCCGATCTGCGGCTTCCACGGCATCTTCGTCGCCGCCGCGCGGCCGCCGCGCTGGAACAGCCGCTGCCCGTCTTGCGATAGCCGCGAGCGCCATCGCCTGGCGCATCTGCTTTATCAGAAGCTCGGCATCGGACCCGGCCAGAATCTCGCTGTCCTGCATTTCGCGCCGGAAGTCTTCATGATCGAACGCATGAAGAATGATCCGGGCTATGTGACCAGCGATCCGAAAATGGCCTATGCCAAGCTGAACGAGGACATCCAGGCGATTTCCTTCGGCGATGAGGCTTTCGATCTCGTCATCGCCCATCACGTGCTCGAACACGTGCCCGATGATGCCAAAGCGTTTTCGGAAATCCGCCGCGTGCTGAAGCCGGGCGGGCGCGCTATCCTGTCGGTGCCGCAGAACTGGGCCCGTGAGACGACGGTGCAGGAGCCCTCGATCACCGGCCGTCGCGAACGCGCCGCCGCCTATGGCGCGATCGATCATCTGCGCTATTACGGCCGCGACTTCGCCGACAAGCTGCGTCTCGCTGGTTTTGCGGTTGAGACCTATCGACCCGAACCGCTGGATGAGATGCGGATGTCGCTCGGCTTTGACGACGCCATCCACATCGCCACCAAGCCGGCCTGA
- a CDS encoding YihY/virulence factor BrkB family protein, which yields MALGLKRALAGVAGAAAAVGVVALAGGRAITSRWRSDDTPDPDTIPLPAPLPPDPERLYVAERPQLLTRRGWFEVVQVIYADIGRDRLFLIAAGVAFYALLSIFPAVSALVSIYGLFADAKTIVDQMGELAFILPPGAVDIIRGQAEAIASGSSSSLSVLAIVSLLIALWSANAGMKSMFDAMNLIYGEDEKRSFLQLNLQSFFFTLGGLGIFVATIAILLVVPFLLSFVELQDKFPSGFRILRWPALFVVTAVFLTLLNRYGPSRVPEAARWAIWGSVFGAAAWIAMSILFSYYLGHFGNYAATYGSLATIAGLMMWLWLSALVVLIGIELNAELEKRTSRWESEREYAAATQEAMRRRQELMRSRKETKKEK from the coding sequence TTGGCGCTGGGTCTGAAGAGGGCGCTGGCAGGTGTAGCGGGGGCGGCGGCCGCGGTCGGCGTGGTCGCCTTGGCTGGTGGCCGGGCGATCACCTCTCGCTGGCGCAGCGACGACACGCCTGATCCCGACACCATACCGCTGCCGGCGCCGCTTCCGCCCGATCCGGAGCGCTTGTACGTGGCCGAACGGCCGCAGCTTTTGACCCGGCGCGGCTGGTTCGAAGTGGTCCAGGTCATCTATGCCGACATCGGCCGCGACCGGCTGTTCCTGATCGCGGCGGGCGTCGCCTTCTATGCGCTGTTGTCGATCTTTCCGGCGGTCTCGGCGCTCGTGTCGATCTACGGCTTGTTCGCCGATGCCAAGACCATTGTCGACCAGATGGGTGAACTGGCCTTCATCCTGCCGCCGGGCGCGGTCGACATCATCCGGGGCCAGGCCGAAGCCATCGCCAGCGGCTCAAGCAGCAGCCTCAGCGTGTTGGCCATCGTCTCCCTGCTGATTGCGCTGTGGAGCGCCAACGCCGGCATGAAGTCGATGTTCGACGCCATGAACCTGATCTATGGCGAAGACGAGAAGCGCAGCTTCCTGCAGCTCAACCTGCAATCCTTTTTCTTTACGCTCGGCGGCCTTGGCATCTTCGTCGCCACCATTGCTATTCTGCTGGTGGTGCCGTTCCTGCTCAGCTTTGTCGAGTTGCAGGACAAGTTCCCATCGGGCTTTCGGATTCTGCGCTGGCCGGCGCTCTTCGTGGTGACGGCGGTCTTCCTGACCCTGCTCAACCGCTATGGCCCGAGCCGGGTGCCCGAGGCGGCCCGCTGGGCGATCTGGGGCAGTGTGTTCGGCGCCGCCGCCTGGATCGCCATGTCGATCCTGTTTTCCTACTACCTTGGCCATTTCGGCAATTACGCCGCGACCTATGGGTCGCTGGCGACCATCGCCGGCCTGATGATGTGGCTGTGGCTGTCGGCCCTGGTGGTGCTCATCGGCATCGAATTGAATGCCGAGCTGGAGAAACGCACCTCGCGCTGGGAAAGCGAACGCGAATACGCCGCCGCGACCCAGGAGGCCATGCGGCGGCGTCAAGAACTGATGCGGTCGAGAAAAGAGACCAAAAAAGAAAAATGA